The Tamandua tetradactyla isolate mTamTet1 chromosome 5, mTamTet1.pri, whole genome shotgun sequence genome window below encodes:
- the LOC143683277 gene encoding beta-defensin 110-like: MGHKNTSTSLSSFDCHTILRARGIFSPPKYRFERCQKVKGICKTFCDDDEYDYGYCIKWRNQCCI; the protein is encoded by the exons ATGGGCCACAAAAATACTTCCACATCCCTTTCCTCATTTGATTGCCACACTATCCTTCGAG CCAGAGGTATCTTCTCTCCACCGAAGTATAGATTTGAAAGATGCCAAAAAGTGAAAGGGATATGTAAAACATTTTGTGATGATGATGAGTATGACTATGGATACTGCATTAAATGGAGAAATCAGTGCTGCAtataa